The following are encoded in a window of Carya illinoinensis cultivar Pawnee chromosome 15, C.illinoinensisPawnee_v1, whole genome shotgun sequence genomic DNA:
- the LOC122295903 gene encoding ethylene-responsive transcription factor ERF118-like, translating into MPGLENQYLILDNNYKKLRRKRIETNFMPMKRIRITYHDPYATDSSSDDEEEYEFKKDESMGIKRFVREISLPDFQYDEETSPQNNSDESKGKISTSTRIDAKIFNDKKVLRSSSLYKGVRRRKYGKYIAEIRDPLQRCRLWLGTYDTAEEAAVAYQKKRLEIERLQFLVKNKMNSLSTDHPAMWEEKPNLFSHPSPSSVLDVSASSLLGSGTRNPIKEEDNVEPLLEGEKSVLALLEVPLVRPLESTQELKLGCYSYDCLLFGDDFIGDFDCRNDIDIYPEYEVEHDLACDLPYLDIDFAKQDFSWIDET; encoded by the coding sequence ATGCCAGGCCTCGAGAATCAATATCTTATTCTAGACAATAACTACAAGAAATTGAggagaaaaagaattgaaaCAAACTTCATGCCTATGAAGAGAATTCGTATTACATACCATGATCCTTATGCCACCGATTCTTCAAGCGATGATGAAGAAGAATATGAGTTTAAGAAAGACGAATCAATGGGTATTAAGCGCTTTGTCAGGGAGATTTCTCTTCCAGATTTCCAATATGATGAAGAGACTTCTCCACAAAACAATTCCGATGAAAGCAAGGGAAAAATTAGCACTAGTACTAGGATTGATGCCAAGATTTTCAATGATAAAAAGGTGCTAAGATCGTCCTCTTTATACAAGGGTGTTCGGCGTAGGAAGTATGGGAAGTATATAGCAGAGATTCGAGACCCGCTTCAACGATGCCGGTTGTGGCTTGGTACTTATGACACGGCCGAGGAGGCTGCTGTTGCTTATCAGAAGAAGAGGCTTGAGATTGAAAGATTGCAATTTCTTGTGAAGAATAAGATGAATTCATTATCAACTGATCATCCTGCCATGTGGGAGGAGAAGCCAAACTTGTTCTCTCATCCATCACCATCGTCTGTGCTCGATGTCTCTGCTTCATCTCTACTTGGTTCTGGAACTAGAAATCCAATCAAAGAGGAAGACAATGTAGAACCTCTTCTCGAGGGAGAAAAATCAGTTCTGGCTTTGTTAGAGGTGCCATTAGTGCGGCCATTAGAGAGTACTCAAGAGTTAAAGTTGGGATGTTATTCATATGACTGCTTGCTCTTCGGGGACGATTTCATCGGAGATTTCGATTGTAGGAATGACATTGATATCTATCCAGAGTATGAGGTTGAGCATGATTTGGCATGCGATCTTCCTTATCTTGATATTGATTTTGCTAAGCAGGATTTTTCTTGGATTGATGAAACCTAA